The Allofrancisella frigidaquae genome has a segment encoding these proteins:
- a CDS encoding M14 family metallopeptidase: MMEHYHIGTLGQKWGEVEKKRWLAEQKIKRSYHEEVVTKIKELVKDFDIEIYGKLEYLVGKYDLYAIKTKNWDDSKPYVLVTGGVHGYETSGVQGAINFAQTRALEYSKYFNIIILPCISPWGYETINRWNPDAVDPNRSFYLGSASPEATEAMEYVFSLGVDISMHIDLHETTDTDDSQFRPALAARDAIVIDKWGITDGFYLVANQNKLEKNFQEYIISAVAKVTHLAKIDEKGQISGEIAVVDGLTQCDSAGSKLCMSFTDAKYTTTTEVYPDSPKTNPDECIQAQVEAVVAALEYLKL, encoded by the coding sequence ATTATGGAACATTATCATATCGGTACCTTAGGTCAAAAGTGGGGCGAGGTAGAAAAAAAACGGTGGTTAGCAGAACAAAAGATTAAGCGTTCTTACCATGAAGAAGTGGTTACTAAGATAAAAGAGCTAGTTAAAGACTTTGATATAGAAATATATGGCAAGTTAGAGTATTTAGTAGGTAAATATGACTTATATGCTATAAAAACAAAAAACTGGGATGATTCAAAGCCATATGTGTTAGTAACTGGTGGAGTGCATGGTTATGAGACAAGTGGCGTCCAAGGAGCTATTAACTTCGCGCAAACAAGAGCTTTAGAGTATTCAAAATATTTTAACATCATAATTTTACCGTGTATTAGTCCATGGGGTTATGAGACTATCAACCGTTGGAATCCAGATGCTGTAGATCCAAACCGTTCTTTTTATTTAGGTAGTGCCTCTCCAGAAGCTACTGAGGCTATGGAATATGTATTTTCTCTTGGTGTAGATATATCTATGCATATAGACTTACATGAGACTACAGATACCGATGATAGCCAGTTTAGACCAGCACTAGCTGCTAGAGATGCTATAGTGATTGATAAATGGGGTATAACAGATGGATTTTATCTAGTAGCGAACCAAAACAAATTAGAAAAAAATTTTCAAGAGTACATAATATCTGCTGTAGCTAAGGTTACCCATCTAGCAAAAATTGATGAGAAAGGACAAATCTCTGGGGAGATAGCAGTTGTTGATGGTTTAACACAATGTGATTCAGCAGGTTCAAAGCTTTGTATGTCATTTACTGATGCTAAATATACAACGACAACGGAAGTTTATCCAGATAGCCCTAAAACTAATCCTGATGAATGTATACAAGCACAGGTTGAAGCTGTAGTTGCAGCATTAGAATATTTAAAATTGTAA
- the ispE gene encoding 4-(cytidine 5'-diphospho)-2-C-methyl-D-erythritol kinase, producing the protein MATIKPKAYNSFAKINLFLHVLNKREDGYHNLQTWFTFVDLKDQLKFSFNNSTNINITSDVAISSREDNLIFKAIKTFQQTYGVQRIGVDIDVVKNIPMGAGLGGGSSNAATTLIAMRDHYAPELKNSEMISLAVKLGADVPIFLYGRSAWAEGVGEVLYPKDFDTKFILLVKPNIHICTKEFFSSKKLVKSSKLLSKDLEFDSDIMQNAFEKVFFANYPEFESYLKSLDVNFRMTGTGSCFYLFSDDKARLQQLATKINKPLDKWLVKTLNYVY; encoded by the coding sequence ATGGCGACTATAAAACCTAAAGCATACAACAGTTTCGCAAAGATAAACCTATTTTTGCATGTACTTAATAAGCGTGAAGATGGTTATCATAATTTACAAACTTGGTTTACTTTTGTGGATTTGAAAGATCAGCTAAAATTTAGTTTTAACAACTCAACTAACATAAATATAACAAGTGACGTTGCAATATCCTCAAGAGAGGATAATTTGATTTTTAAGGCAATTAAAACCTTTCAACAAACCTATGGTGTGCAACGTATTGGTGTTGATATTGATGTAGTTAAAAATATCCCAATGGGCGCGGGCCTAGGCGGTGGTAGTTCAAATGCAGCAACCACTCTTATTGCTATGCGTGATCACTATGCACCAGAGCTTAAAAATTCAGAAATGATAAGTTTGGCGGTAAAGCTTGGTGCAGATGTGCCAATTTTTTTATATGGTCGTTCTGCGTGGGCAGAGGGGGTTGGCGAAGTATTGTACCCAAAGGATTTTGATACTAAGTTTATACTGTTAGTTAAGCCAAATATTCATATTTGTACAAAGGAGTTTTTTAGTAGTAAAAAACTTGTTAAAAGTTCTAAACTACTGTCAAAAGACTTAGAATTTGATAGTGACATTATGCAAAATGCTTTTGAGAAAGTATTTTTCGCAAATTATCCAGAATTTGAGAGTTATCTTAAAAGTTTAGACGTTAATTTTAGAATGACAGGAACAGGCTCATGTTTTTATTTATTCTCAGATGATAAGGCACGATTGCAGCAACTTGCAACAAAAATCAATAAACCTCTTGACAAGTGGCTAGTTAAGACATTAAACTATGTCTACTAA
- the clcA gene encoding H(+)/Cl(-) exchange transporter ClcA, with protein sequence MSNKVLDRYYTNNRHIWVLVLSGGLLGIIIGLVATSFELLLNLIANFKKMLFGYCGANIYLQIAVSIVITTAMVILSLYLIRKFATEAGGSGIQEVEGALKGCRKLRKRVAPVKFLSGLLSLGSGLSVGKEGPSIHIAAAIAQVFVDKFKLTQKYANAVVSAGAGAGLAAAFNTPLSGIIFVIEEMNRKFRFSVSAIKCVLIACIASIIVSRSIVGNPPAIRIETFSSVPQDTLWLFMILGIFFGYFGLLFNKILIKVADFFSGGSRKRYWTLVICVCVIFGAGVVISPNAVGGGYIVIADALDYNLPVKILLLLFALRFIGVIFSYGTGITGGIFAPMIALGTIFGLAYGMSVNTFFPQYNIDAGVFAVAGMSALFTATVGAPLTGIVLVIEMTWNYQLLLPLMITCFSASMLTYIHHQKPIYDTLLRRTISTERKQQAKLKNEKNSKSASDSQEYIID encoded by the coding sequence ATGAGCAATAAAGTACTAGATAGATATTATACAAATAACAGACATATTTGGGTGTTAGTGTTGTCTGGTGGACTCTTGGGAATCATAATTGGACTAGTTGCAACATCATTTGAGCTACTACTTAACCTTATAGCTAATTTCAAAAAAATGCTATTTGGCTATTGTGGTGCCAATATCTATTTACAAATTGCCGTTTCAATAGTAATCACTACAGCCATGGTAATATTATCTTTATACTTGATTAGAAAATTCGCTACCGAAGCGGGGGGTAGTGGTATACAAGAAGTTGAAGGAGCGTTAAAAGGTTGTCGTAAACTCAGAAAAAGAGTCGCTCCAGTGAAATTTCTTAGCGGCTTATTATCTTTAGGATCAGGTTTAAGTGTTGGTAAAGAAGGACCCTCTATACATATTGCTGCAGCTATTGCCCAGGTTTTTGTAGATAAATTTAAACTAACGCAAAAATATGCCAATGCTGTCGTATCTGCTGGTGCTGGGGCTGGCTTAGCTGCTGCTTTTAATACACCACTATCTGGAATAATCTTTGTAATTGAAGAGATGAATAGAAAATTTAGGTTTAGTGTATCTGCTATAAAATGTGTACTAATAGCATGTATCGCAAGTATTATTGTTTCTAGATCTATCGTGGGTAACCCACCAGCTATTAGAATTGAGACTTTTTCTAGTGTTCCCCAAGATACCCTTTGGCTATTTATGATCTTAGGGATATTTTTTGGCTACTTTGGGTTATTATTTAATAAAATCCTCATAAAAGTTGCTGATTTTTTTTCTGGTGGTTCGCGTAAAAGGTATTGGACTTTGGTAATTTGTGTCTGTGTAATTTTCGGTGCCGGTGTTGTAATTTCACCAAATGCTGTTGGTGGTGGATATATAGTTATTGCAGATGCTCTAGATTACAACTTGCCAGTGAAAATATTATTGCTATTATTTGCTCTAAGATTTATTGGAGTAATTTTTTCTTATGGTACGGGAATTACTGGTGGGATTTTTGCACCTATGATCGCTCTAGGAACTATATTTGGACTTGCTTATGGAATGAGTGTAAACACCTTTTTTCCACAATATAATATAGATGCTGGTGTTTTTGCTGTTGCAGGAATGAGCGCTTTATTTACCGCAACAGTAGGAGCCCCGCTAACAGGAATAGTGTTAGTGATAGAAATGACTTGGAACTACCAGCTTTTACTTCCGCTTATGATTACTTGTTTTAGTGCCTCTATGCTAACCTACATACATCACCAAAAACCTATATACGATACATTACTAAGAAGAACAATATCTACAGAAAGAAAACAACAGGCTAAACTAAAAAATGAAAAAAATTCAAAATCAGCTTCAGACTCTCAAGAATATATTATTGATTAA
- a CDS encoding ComEC/Rec2 family competence protein — translation MVFVVRWFFILFILCCLVSCKPYQNIESYKYNSNVTLSGVVSSIPQSSEKELEFTFHSYNYGTLFLKASREYAHYLIPANELQLQVKLYKPHEYSNVNSFNYTQYLEHNNIVALGKLVPNSEIKFQGTAISYLPERLRYYLYNYLQTDLQNYKTRELILALLIGKKDFNQEQQNLFLESGTSHLMVISGLHIGLLSFIAFVIVRVFWSFSPTLCRKIPAQYVAVCFSLIIAFFYSLLAGFSLPTQRAVVMLSVVAILWFFKKRVSITRSLSIALALILILDFNSIHSASLWLSFSAVAFLIFLTIILQQYKSKVWISLLSQSYLAILLIPVSVYFFGSFSLVSIIANIVAIPLVSLLIVPLLFLCLFLSVIGIKLWIIPSFLLGILNSYLEFLTHYVQLIDYGGYFSAISLTIVMIGLILVFLPIGKPLRLLGFSLCLVFFQPFENIAKKHQSIQIHIFDTKETMVLLQEHDISLLYTSNKNLSNNFSLQTNLLKYLELQAIDHLDYLIISGDSSHTIDLFNLKKLVPVNKIITNIVTDLPVQKCEYQNNFLLKQVNVKLLGDDSSCSISFKVGKTEFLILDDTSISVQQMIYKLYNRVISPNTIISTKIPYSKFISRFKPELFIYISDKSLARENISLFRSGKTKIIDTYNNGAVTVKIDKQGNISIGSLLKNY, via the coding sequence GTGGTGTTTGTAGTTAGGTGGTTCTTTATCCTATTTATTTTATGCTGTCTAGTTTCGTGTAAACCATATCAAAATATAGAAAGTTATAAATATAATAGCAATGTTACCTTAAGTGGGGTTGTTAGCTCTATTCCACAAAGTAGCGAAAAAGAGCTAGAATTTACCTTTCATTCATATAATTATGGAACCCTTTTTTTAAAAGCCAGTAGGGAATACGCTCATTATTTAATTCCAGCTAATGAATTACAGTTACAGGTAAAATTATATAAACCTCATGAGTATAGTAACGTTAACTCTTTTAATTATACTCAGTATTTGGAGCATAATAATATAGTTGCTTTAGGTAAGTTGGTGCCAAATTCTGAGATAAAATTCCAAGGTACAGCTATCAGCTATTTGCCTGAACGGTTACGATACTATTTATATAACTATTTGCAAACGGATTTACAAAACTATAAGACAAGAGAGTTGATATTAGCCTTATTGATAGGCAAAAAAGATTTTAACCAAGAGCAACAAAATTTATTTTTAGAATCTGGAACATCACACTTGATGGTTATATCTGGCTTACATATAGGTTTATTAAGTTTTATAGCTTTTGTTATAGTTAGAGTTTTCTGGTCTTTTTCACCAACTTTATGTCGTAAGATTCCAGCACAATATGTAGCTGTATGCTTTTCATTAATTATAGCTTTTTTTTATAGTTTGCTTGCTGGTTTTAGTCTACCGACTCAAAGGGCTGTGGTTATGCTTTCTGTAGTAGCAATTTTATGGTTTTTTAAAAAAAGAGTTTCTATAACCAGATCACTTAGTATAGCTCTAGCTTTGATATTAATATTGGATTTTAATTCTATCCATAGTGCGAGTTTATGGCTAAGTTTTTCAGCAGTAGCATTTCTTATATTTCTTACTATTATTTTGCAGCAATATAAATCAAAGGTTTGGATAAGCTTGCTAAGTCAGAGTTATTTAGCCATTTTACTTATCCCTGTATCAGTATATTTTTTTGGCAGTTTTTCGTTAGTTTCGATTATAGCAAATATAGTTGCTATTCCATTAGTTAGCTTGTTAATCGTACCGTTATTATTTTTATGCTTGTTTTTATCAGTTATCGGCATTAAATTATGGATCATTCCTAGCTTTTTATTAGGCATCCTCAACTCATATTTGGAATTTTTAACTCATTATGTTCAGTTAATAGATTATGGAGGATATTTTTCTGCTATTAGCCTAACTATAGTCATGATTGGTTTAATTCTAGTTTTTTTACCTATAGGTAAGCCATTACGTTTGTTAGGATTTTCATTATGTTTAGTGTTCTTTCAACCTTTTGAAAATATAGCAAAAAAACATCAAAGCATTCAGATACACATATTTGATACAAAAGAAACTATGGTTTTGTTACAAGAGCATGATATAAGTTTACTTTATACGTCAAATAAAAATTTATCTAATAACTTTTCTCTACAAACTAATTTATTAAAATATTTAGAATTACAAGCAATAGATCATTTGGACTATTTAATAATCTCAGGAGATTCTAGTCATACTATAGACCTTTTTAATCTAAAAAAGCTAGTACCAGTAAATAAAATCATTACTAACATCGTTACAGACTTGCCTGTTCAAAAATGTGAATATCAAAATAACTTTTTACTAAAGCAAGTAAACGTTAAGCTTTTAGGAGATGATAGTAGTTGTTCTATTAGTTTTAAAGTTGGTAAAACTGAATTTTTAATACTAGATGATACTTCTATTAGCGTGCAACAAATGATTTATAAGTTATACAATCGTGTTATCAGTCCAAACACTATTATTTCAACAAAGATTCCTTATTCTAAGTTTATTAGTAGATTTAAACCAGAATTATTTATCTATATCTCAGATAAAAGTTTAGCTAGAGAAAATATTAGTTTATTTAGAAGTGGTAAAACTAAAATTATAGACACTTATAATAATGGAGCAGTAACAGTCAAAATTGATAAGCAAGGGAATATTTCTATAGGGAGTTTATTGAAAAATTATTAG
- a CDS encoding gamma carbonic anhydrase family protein yields the protein MSRCIRAFNGKYPEIVESAYIDESAAVIGDVVIKAEASIWPQVSVRGDLLKITIGKCSNVQDCSTLHTTEYPKDSGEGYDLKIGDYVTIGHGVVLHGCHIGNNSLIGMGAIVLDGAIVGENVLVGAGSLVPPGKQLESGYMYLGSPVKKIRQLSEKEKQDIIENANHYVTIKNRYKAEI from the coding sequence ATGTCTAGGTGTATAAGAGCTTTTAATGGTAAGTATCCTGAAATTGTAGAGTCAGCATATATAGATGAATCAGCTGCTGTAATAGGTGATGTAGTTATAAAGGCAGAAGCTTCTATTTGGCCGCAAGTAAGTGTTAGAGGAGATCTGTTAAAAATAACGATAGGAAAATGTAGTAATGTTCAAGACTGCAGTACCTTGCACACTACGGAATATCCAAAAGACTCTGGTGAAGGTTATGATCTAAAAATAGGGGATTATGTGACTATAGGTCATGGGGTAGTATTACATGGTTGCCATATAGGGAATAACTCATTGATAGGTATGGGAGCTATAGTCTTAGATGGCGCTATTGTTGGTGAAAATGTTTTGGTTGGTGCTGGAAGTTTAGTCCCTCCCGGAAAACAGTTAGAATCAGGATACATGTATTTAGGTTCACCAGTAAAGAAAATCCGCCAGTTAAGTGAAAAAGAAAAACAAGATATTATAGAAAATGCAAATCATTATGTTACGATTAAAAATAGATATAAAGCAGAAATTTAA
- the lolB gene encoding lipoprotein insertase outer membrane protein LolB, with protein sequence MLRLKIDIKQKFKFATFFILSTLLVACSTLDTNTIDAHKKFDRAKLDSQLLDLVKWQVSGVIGIIYNNKADSANYTYSQDKDNFIMSLYGPLGVGKVEISGDKNKVILKNSKGEILEAKDVKTLMLDELGWYVPLDGLKYWIKAIAVPQTPANLKLKANNLAGELSQQGWKISYQGYELIDQKYPLPTKFKMSRGDILLKVVIKSWRL encoded by the coding sequence ATGTTACGATTAAAAATAGATATAAAGCAGAAATTTAAGTTTGCTACATTTTTTATATTATCGACTCTATTGGTCGCATGCTCTACTTTGGATACAAATACTATAGATGCACATAAAAAGTTTGATAGAGCTAAGTTAGATTCACAATTGCTAGATCTTGTTAAATGGCAAGTTAGTGGCGTGATAGGTATTATTTATAATAATAAAGCTGATTCTGCTAATTATACATATTCTCAAGATAAGGATAACTTTATTATGAGCCTCTATGGACCTTTAGGTGTTGGGAAAGTAGAGATTTCAGGTGACAAAAACAAGGTTATTTTAAAAAACAGCAAAGGTGAAATCCTTGAAGCTAAAGATGTTAAAACACTTATGTTAGATGAGTTGGGTTGGTATGTTCCATTAGATGGGTTAAAATATTGGATCAAAGCTATAGCTGTACCACAAACTCCGGCAAACTTAAAATTAAAAGCTAATAATCTAGCAGGAGAACTTTCGCAACAAGGTTGGAAAATAAGTTATCAAGGTTATGAGTTAATAGATCAAAAATATCCACTTCCAACAAAATTTAAGATGTCTAGAGGTGATATTTTACTAAAAGTAGTTATAAAATCATGGCGACTATAA
- a CDS encoding DUF167 domain-containing protein: MYKISVYIQPNSSKSEVCGEHNGSLKIKISSPAVDGKANKAVIDFLSKHFNVKKKDIAIVKGITSRHKIISLNVEKIPDLLEEYLTSA; encoded by the coding sequence ATGTATAAAATATCTGTATATATCCAACCTAACTCCTCAAAATCTGAAGTTTGTGGTGAACATAATGGTTCTTTAAAAATAAAAATATCGTCTCCTGCTGTAGATGGTAAAGCAAATAAAGCTGTGATAGATTTTTTATCAAAGCATTTTAATGTTAAAAAGAAAGATATAGCTATAGTTAAAGGTATAACATCTAGACACAAAATAATATCTCTAAATGTAGAGAAAATTCCAGATTTACTGGAAGAGTATCTAACTTCTGCTTAG
- a CDS encoding GNAT family N-acetyltransferase: MQIYKASLNDLKSLVELEDSIFNSDQISKRQFKYNIKKQKLFFVAKVNDQLAGYILCFEYKKSIRIYSLAVNEKFQGKGIGKSLLNYLITNSTKNIYLEVNVNNSNAIALYEKLNFIIYKTILNYYQDGDSAYRMVLSRS, encoded by the coding sequence ATGCAAATTTATAAAGCTAGCTTAAATGATTTAAAATCGCTTGTAGAATTAGAGGATTCTATTTTTAATAGTGATCAAATATCTAAAAGACAATTTAAATACAATATAAAAAAACAGAAACTATTTTTTGTTGCTAAGGTAAATGATCAGTTAGCTGGCTATATACTTTGCTTTGAATACAAAAAAAGTATAAGAATATACTCTCTAGCTGTAAATGAAAAATTCCAAGGTAAGGGTATTGGGAAAAGCTTACTTAACTATTTAATAACTAACTCAACAAAAAATATATATCTTGAAGTAAATGTAAATAATTCAAACGCTATAGCTCTTTATGAAAAACTAAATTTTATTATTTACAAAACTATTTTAAACTACTATCAAGATGGTGATTCAGCTTATAGAATGGTTCTAAGCAGAAGTTAG
- a CDS encoding DUF3568 family protein, translating to MLKKFKLIILGFIIATALNSCVLAAILVGSAAIAGGTVYYINGNYIIEIPKDIRSVYNATIKTFQTNSLYSLNGQSYAQTTASINGKDSSEDISVTLKDIDKRSTEVKIRFGMLGDKQKSADLANQITKNIT from the coding sequence ATGTTAAAAAAATTTAAACTAATAATACTTGGTTTTATAATAGCAACTGCTCTTAACAGCTGTGTACTAGCAGCAATATTAGTTGGTTCTGCTGCAATAGCAGGTGGTACCGTATACTACATAAATGGCAATTATATAATTGAAATACCCAAAGATATCCGCTCTGTATATAATGCAACGATTAAGACCTTCCAAACAAACAGCTTATACTCTTTAAATGGCCAATCGTATGCACAAACTACTGCTTCTATCAATGGCAAAGATAGTTCTGAAGATATCTCCGTAACTCTAAAAGACATTGATAAGCGTAGCACGGAAGTTAAAATACGCTTCGGTATGCTGGGAGATAAACAAAAATCTGCTGACTTAGCAAACCAGATCACAAAAAATATAACTTAA
- a CDS encoding YggT family protein: MLSGIVNVAEFLINIVFGLYAFILLFRFFLQWVKADFHNPICQLVMRATNIIILPVRKLVPGFFGLDWSCIVATYFVFIVQNLLLALLKGFDVSLVFVVAKPVLDIVFAVINMYVYLIIIRAIASWFIHGGYNPLFIIIFQVTEPLLARARKLIKPRSGFDFSPIIVLLSLFCIQIFLQSVLVQLFSLVG, encoded by the coding sequence ATGCTAAGTGGTATAGTAAATGTCGCAGAATTTCTTATAAATATTGTTTTTGGTTTATATGCTTTTATTCTCTTATTTAGATTTTTTTTACAGTGGGTGAAAGCTGATTTTCATAACCCTATTTGCCAGCTAGTCATGCGAGCTACAAATATTATTATTCTTCCTGTCAGAAAGCTTGTGCCTGGGTTTTTTGGTTTAGATTGGTCATGTATAGTCGCTACGTATTTTGTTTTTATTGTACAGAATTTGCTTTTAGCTTTACTAAAGGGTTTTGATGTAAGCTTAGTATTTGTAGTTGCTAAACCAGTCCTAGATATAGTGTTTGCTGTTATAAATATGTACGTTTATTTAATAATAATAAGAGCTATCGCTAGTTGGTTTATTCACGGAGGATACAATCCTCTGTTTATAATAATATTTCAAGTTACAGAACCTTTACTAGCAAGAGCAAGAAAATTAATAAAACCTAGATCAGGTTTTGACTTTTCGCCTATTATTGTACTATTAAGTCTATTTTGTATCCAAATTTTCTTGCAAAGTGTGTTAGTACAGTTATTCTCTCTCGTAGGCTAG
- a CDS encoding RimK family protein produces MKSLKILIDHEKAWSPYYPTENLITIDKYLQNISQKPSYIINLSEKIAYLEQGYYACLLAKANNDTIIPNVTTLNNIKHFEEIHLAELALKINHNALNHITKNNILDIMIFFGTTNIKGFEKIAKKIFEMYPAPLLSVKLEKRDSSWHFRNLEIANIGSLTDQEQSLFAEALNNFSTKVWRKKRNKKTYQYDLAILHDPNEILPPSDPKALKNFKRAANQLGIYVDMITQDDYMKLLEYDGLFIRTTTSINHYSYRFAKKAEDNNLVVIDDTKSIICCTNKVYLHNLLVKNKIPTPEARLIFKDNTLPLEELVAELSLPIVLKIPDGSFSKGVNKASTIEELQEILENMFQQSSIIIAQKYYYTEFDWRIGILNSKPIYACKYYMAKGHWQITNHSKKSTQHGSTEAFAIHQVEKSIIKTAIKAAKTIGNSLYGIDIKVVNGKPIIIEINDNPSIDSDIEDAYIGEQLYSTIMLEFLNRMNYKKLPYANL; encoded by the coding sequence ATGAAATCTTTAAAAATACTCATTGACCATGAGAAAGCTTGGTCACCTTACTATCCAACAGAAAATTTAATAACTATAGATAAATATCTACAAAACATAAGTCAAAAGCCAAGCTATATAATCAATCTATCAGAAAAAATCGCTTACTTAGAACAAGGATATTATGCTTGCCTATTAGCCAAAGCTAACAATGATACAATAATCCCAAATGTAACAACTCTTAACAACATAAAACATTTTGAAGAAATACACCTTGCTGAACTTGCTCTAAAAATAAATCATAATGCTCTTAACCATATTACTAAAAACAATATCTTGGATATTATGATCTTTTTTGGAACCACGAATATAAAAGGATTTGAAAAAATAGCTAAAAAAATATTTGAAATGTACCCAGCCCCATTACTATCAGTAAAACTAGAGAAAAGGGATTCTTCGTGGCATTTCAGAAATCTAGAGATAGCTAATATAGGCTCATTAACTGACCAAGAGCAAAGTCTATTTGCTGAAGCACTAAATAATTTTAGTACGAAAGTCTGGCGTAAAAAGAGAAATAAAAAAACTTATCAATATGATCTTGCTATTTTGCATGATCCCAATGAGATTCTTCCGCCTAGTGACCCTAAAGCATTAAAAAACTTCAAAAGAGCTGCTAATCAATTAGGAATATATGTAGACATGATTACCCAAGATGACTATATGAAGTTACTTGAGTATGATGGTTTATTTATTAGAACAACAACTTCTATTAATCACTATAGTTATAGATTTGCTAAAAAAGCTGAAGATAATAACCTAGTTGTTATAGATGATACAAAATCCATAATTTGTTGTACAAATAAAGTTTATCTACATAATTTACTAGTCAAAAATAAAATACCAACTCCTGAAGCCCGATTAATTTTTAAAGATAATACTTTACCTTTAGAGGAATTGGTTGCTGAGCTAAGCCTGCCAATAGTACTTAAAATCCCAGATGGATCATTCTCAAAAGGTGTAAATAAAGCTTCAACTATTGAAGAATTACAGGAAATTTTAGAAAATATGTTTCAACAATCTTCTATAATCATTGCTCAGAAATATTATTATACAGAGTTTGATTGGCGTATAGGTATACTAAATAGTAAGCCTATTTATGCTTGTAAGTATTATATGGCAAAAGGACACTGGCAAATAACTAATCACAGTAAAAAATCTACTCAACATGGTAGTACAGAAGCTTTTGCTATACATCAAGTTGAAAAATCTATAATAAAAACTGCTATTAAAGCTGCAAAGACTATTGGTAACAGTTTATATGGTATAGATATCAAAGTAGTCAATGGTAAACCTATAATTATAGAAATTAACGATAACCCATCTATTGATTCTGATATAGAGGATGCTTATATTGGTGAGCAACTTTATTCGACTATAATGTTAGAATTCCTAAATAGGATGAATTATAAGAAACTACCTTATGCAAATTTATAA
- a CDS encoding YoaK family protein: MFTKKLTFTYFICIVLIFNAGWIDSVVLYKSFGASVAAMTGNYRILGHNIADYDWHFAYEVTALVFGFIIGAAINGIIINTDPYVISKNHTKSLVLQSFVMLTGTILIDVFIHHQVIDDLFLAMAMGMQNSFTTLFFGSFARTTHMTGTTTDLGIEIGRALKGSRKDLWKIPFFLVCVLVFISGNAAGVFWVRVFGEYFTLMLFPSVLLPIFVGAIILWVYSIKVKQHNSQITEYGS; this comes from the coding sequence ATGTTCACAAAAAAATTAACATTCACATATTTCATTTGTATCGTTTTGATTTTTAACGCTGGTTGGATAGATAGCGTAGTCTTATATAAATCCTTTGGTGCCAGTGTGGCAGCAATGACAGGTAACTATAGAATTTTAGGTCATAATATAGCAGACTACGATTGGCATTTTGCCTATGAAGTAACTGCTCTAGTGTTTGGCTTTATTATAGGGGCTGCTATAAATGGTATTATTATAAATACAGACCCTTACGTTATCTCAAAAAACCATACAAAATCTTTGGTTTTACAGAGTTTTGTTATGTTAACTGGAACTATTCTTATAGATGTTTTTATTCATCATCAAGTTATAGATGATCTTTTTCTTGCTATGGCTATGGGTATGCAAAATAGTTTTACGACCTTATTTTTTGGTAGTTTTGCACGAACGACTCATATGACTGGCACCACAACTGATTTAGGTATAGAAATAGGCAGAGCCTTAAAAGGATCAAGAAAAGACCTCTGGAAAATACCTTTCTTTTTAGTCTGTGTATTAGTTTTTATTTCAGGGAACGCGGCTGGGGTTTTCTGGGTTAGGGTTTTCGGAGAATATTTTACACTTATGCTTTTCCCTTCTGTATTATTACCGATTTTTGTAGGAGCTATTATCCTTTGGGTATATAGTATAAAGGTCAAGCAACATAACTCACAAATTACAGAATACGGAAGTTAA